The genome window CaatgaaaataatttaaaataaaataaaatagttgCAATAATTCAGGTGCCATTCAATAGAACTATAAATTTGAGCCAAACGACTCCTTCACATCTAGTTGTAGGGTTGTTGGTTGTTGCTATTCTTTCCTTCTTCTTACTCGTTCCCTTCAATTGAAAGccacaaatttttatttttatttttgaaaaattgttcttttgtcatttcagctcagcaCGTAAAGGTTAAGCTGGCTAGTAGAAGGTTAGATCTTCTAATTCTGCTTATTACTGTTGGTCTTTTTTTATTGACATGTTTTTATGTGGAAGTTTGATTATCTGAATTGGGATTTGATCGTTTATGCTATTGAAGGTGTGGATCTTGTTATGGATGTTAACATCATCATCATGTAACTGTTTTAGTGTTATTGTAATTGGTAAAAATGGAGTAGAATAGATTTTCAGGATTCATATAGTCGACCCCAACTAGTACTAGTAGTAGTTGTTGAATTGATATGTTTCCTACGGTTAGTGCTGTTTTGGAACTCGGAGCATAATGGGCATGCCCCTCTGCTTTCAATCTTGAAAACATGGTATATAATTGTGACTTTTGCTTTTAATTGAATTGTAGATGTTAAAAGAATATATATGaagtttgttgttgtttgattccCATGGTCCGGTAAATCTGATCATATTTGTTACTGTTATTTAAATGTTAAGGAAGAAAATGCATGCAGAATCTCTCTTCTTTGATTATTTATGTGGCATTCCCTTTAGCTTAACATTATATTACTTCCAATCTTGAATTATACTGGCATGATATGGCTGCCTTAGTATATTCAATGCTCTGTGGATCTGGTCCGGTAAGATTTATATGCGATTTGAACTCCTACTCTTTTTTTTCTGTTGGATTAGAATCAAAATGATTGAGGGTATATGACCTGTCATCTAGTACATGGATTTTTAGAGATCTAAAGGGCAAGTGTATATAGAATCAAATTTCGAGATTCGTTATACCATATTGATTTCGAACTTCGTGACATGATATATTGCTCATCTCTTGGTTTCAATTTAGTTCATCTCAGTTTCAGCTTCTTTTTCTTATTTAACAGGTCGGTATCTTTGAGGTGTAGCAATCATTGGGTTCTTTTAGATTTTGACGTCTTCTTCCAGTCTGGCCGCTGTAACAACTTCCTGCTTTTCTCGCACCTCTAAGCAGGTGTGGGGCAAGGACGAGGGGTTGATATTACTATGTGTTTTGAGGAGATCAAGATCATCCCATATCTGGAGACTGTGCCGTGTCTCAGCAGGGCTCACACTTGATTATGGCTAAGATTGGCCTATGCTAAGTCTTGCAATCATGTGATCTTTTTTGCTGAAATTCTACTGATTATCGATTTAGTAAATATTAGATTATTAGAGCTCTTCAATATCTCGAAAGTGATTAGATCTCATGTGaacgattttttttcttttataaagATGTTTAGGTTTTCATGCTTCCCAGCTCACGTCCATTCCCACAAACAAAAGGttagaaaataaatatttttggatgttatgaACATAATTACTTCTACTTTATTGCATAATTTAAAACTGTTGCTGATTATATGTTCCTCTCTAATTAGAAAACAACTCAATTTTCTGCCGAAGCAATGCATAAAACACTTGAAGATTGTTCTCAGAATCATGCCATGAAGGGTTTTGCTTACTTGTCGGCAGCTAGTGCATCATGTGCAGCGGAGAGAGATGCTCTCGAGAACTATGTCGATCATGCTTCCGATTCTTCTCCTTTAGAGCGTGATAATAAATCTGAGGAATTCAAGAGCAAATCTAATACTGAATGTGAATTCAAAAGACATAACAATGTGCAGATGAGGAAGAGTTTATCTTTGGGTAGTTGCTTGAATTTGGAAGGAAGAGTTGTCAGTGGTAATGACTCAGAGCATGAGAGTGGTAGATATTCTTGTGATGAATCAGATGATCGCTGTGGATCAGCAAGTGCAGATGGTGGGAAGGAACTTAATATCAGCTTGCTTGGTTTATTTCACGAAGCTGGACCTTCTGATTCTGTTCAAGTGAACTCTGATTTGGCTAACAATGAGTCAATATTTTCAATTGGAGATGCAAAAGAGTCAGAAAAAGGCGGACAAGAGAACTATGAGGTTCAGTTGTCTAATGCAAATGAGTCTGGTGACCATTCACCACGTACTACTCGTAGTATTGTAAAATCAAGTTCATTGCCTAACATTCATTCCACAGGTCGACAATTTAGCCACAACTTCAATCGTGCCAGATCTGCTGATGACTTAAATATtttagatgcaagacggaaagaaaatttcatggatgaggtagcaaacaaggtgatgaaagacaaagaaaaagaagatagCTTACGGAATAATGAAAAAGTTAATGATAAAACCCCACCTGATGACAATTTTGATACTTATAACTATGTTGGCTCAGCCAAAGACTGGATACTACCTGGGATGGATGAGGTTAACATGAAGAAGCATGTTAATGCAGAATCTACATTTTGCCGGTGGAATGAATTGACAGGCAAGGATTTTAAGACTAAACGAATTGAGGAGTGGGTCACAGACCTTCAGCATTGTGGCAGATTTGATGAAGCAGATGACTTTTCTGTTCCTGACAACGGTCCCGAAGTGCAAACGGGTAAAGCTGTCTTGGATGCTTCTCCTGTTGCAAAGTTGGACGGTAAGGTCAACCCTGGTGCAGAAAGTGTTAAGAAATATATCTCTTCATTGAGTGCCAATGCCACGTCAGCTCAGCTGATAAATCATGGGTTGGTTGTGATTCCATTTCTCAGTGCTTTTGTGAGCTTAAGAGCACTTAAC of Nicotiana tomentosiformis chromosome 7, ASM39032v3, whole genome shotgun sequence contains these proteins:
- the LOC104102184 gene encoding uncharacterized protein, whose protein sequence is MFRFSCFPAHVHSHKQKKTTQFSAEAMHKTLEDCSQNHAMKGFAYLSAASASCAAERDALENYVDHASDSSPLERDNKSEEFKSKSNTECEFKRHNNVQMRKSLSLGSCLNLEGRVVSGNDSEHESGRYSCDESDDRCGSASADGGKELNISLLGLFHEAGPSDSVQVNSDLANNESIFSIGDAKESEKGGQENYEVQLSNANESGDHSPRTTRSIVKSSSLPNIHSTGRQFSHNFNRARSADDLNILDARRKENFMDEVANKVMKDKEKEDSLRNNEKVNDKTPPDDNFDTYNYVGSAKDWILPGMDEVNMKKHVNAESTFCRWNELTGKDFKTKRIEEWVTDLQHCGRFDEADDFSVPDNGPEVQTGKAVLDASPVAKLDGKVNPGAESVKKYISSLSANATSAQLINHGLVVIPFLSAFVSLRALNLSGNSIVRITAGALPRGLHVLNLSRNSISVIEGLRELTRLRVLDLSYNRLIRIGHGLASCSSLKELYLAGNKISEVEGLHRLLKLNVLDLRFNKISTAKCLGQLAANYGSLQAISLEGNPAQKNVGDEQLRKCLQGLLPNLVYFNRKPVKVKDTTDRSARLAIGAHQIDRGLKTDLKAMRKASHSASTHKASSSLTHGRKSQPMTTTKPSKIRSTRLPPSGTKTSSRQHVYDFSSKLLSFRPDLSMRRSRSEGTLGVI